A single region of the Streptomyces caelestis genome encodes:
- a CDS encoding histidinol-phosphate transaminase: MSDVRIDDLPVRDELRGKSPYGAPQLDVPVRLNTNENPYPLPEPLVERITERVREAARNLNRYPDRDAVELRTKLAEYLTDTSGHEVGVANVWAANGSNEVIQQLLQTFGGPGRTAIGFEPSYSMHALISRGTGTGWISGPRGDDFTIDLAAAEQAIAEHRPDVVFITTPNNPTGNAVPPETVLALYEAAQAAKPSMVVVDEAYIEFSHGASLLPLLDGRPNLVVSRTMSKAFGAAGLRLGYLAAHPAVVDAVQLVRLPYHLSAVTQATALAALEHTGTLLGYVEQLKAERDRLVTELRATGYEVVDSDANFVQFGRFEDSHTAWQKILDQGVLVRDNGIPGWLRVSAGTPEENDAFLDAVRALKKEQSS, encoded by the coding sequence GTGAGCGACGTACGCATCGACGATCTGCCCGTACGGGACGAGCTGCGCGGCAAGTCCCCCTACGGTGCGCCCCAGCTGGACGTCCCCGTACGGCTGAACACCAACGAGAACCCCTACCCGCTGCCCGAGCCGCTGGTCGAGCGCATCACCGAGCGGGTCCGTGAGGCGGCCCGCAACCTCAACCGCTACCCGGACCGGGACGCGGTCGAGCTGCGCACGAAGCTCGCCGAGTACCTGACGGACACGTCCGGCCACGAGGTCGGCGTGGCCAACGTCTGGGCCGCCAACGGCTCCAACGAGGTCATCCAGCAACTGCTGCAGACCTTCGGCGGGCCGGGCCGCACCGCGATCGGCTTCGAGCCGTCGTACTCGATGCACGCGCTGATCTCGCGCGGCACGGGCACGGGCTGGATCTCCGGTCCGCGGGGCGACGACTTCACCATCGACCTCGCGGCCGCCGAGCAGGCCATCGCCGAGCACCGGCCCGACGTCGTCTTCATCACCACCCCCAACAACCCCACGGGCAACGCGGTCCCGCCCGAGACGGTCCTCGCGCTCTACGAGGCCGCGCAGGCGGCGAAACCGTCGATGGTGGTCGTGGACGAGGCGTACATCGAGTTCAGCCACGGCGCCTCGCTGCTGCCGCTGCTCGACGGACGCCCGAACCTGGTGGTCTCCCGCACCATGTCGAAGGCGTTCGGCGCGGCGGGCCTGCGCCTCGGCTACCTCGCCGCGCACCCGGCCGTCGTCGACGCCGTCCAGCTCGTCCGGCTGCCGTACCACCTGTCTGCCGTCACCCAGGCGACCGCCCTGGCCGCCCTGGAGCACACCGGCACGCTGCTCGGCTACGTCGAGCAGCTCAAGGCCGAGCGGGACCGCCTGGTCACCGAGCTGCGCGCGACCGGCTACGAGGTCGTGGACTCCGATGCCAACTTCGTGCAGTTCGGCAGGTTCGAGGACTCGCACACAGCCTGGCAGAAGATCCTCGACCAGGGCGTTCTGGTCCGGGACAACGGCATCCCCGGGTGGCTGCGGGTCTCGGCCGGCACCCCCGAAGAGAACGACGCGTTCCTCGACGCGGTACGTGCACTGAAGAAGGAGCAGAGTTCATGA
- the hisB gene encoding imidazoleglycerol-phosphate dehydratase HisB codes for MSRTGRVERTTKETSVLVEIDLDGTGKTEISTGVGFYDHMLDQLGRHGLFDLTVKTEGDLHIDSHHTIEDTALALGAAFKQALGDKVGIYRFGNCTVPLDESLAQVTVDLSGRPYLVHTEPEKMAPMIGEYDTTMTRHILESFVAQAQIALHVHVPYGRNAHHIVECQFKALARALRYASERDPRAAGILPSTKGAL; via the coding sequence ATGAGCCGCACAGGACGCGTGGAGCGGACGACCAAGGAGACCTCGGTCCTCGTCGAGATCGACCTCGACGGCACCGGCAAGACGGAGATCTCCACCGGCGTCGGCTTCTACGACCACATGCTCGACCAGCTCGGCCGGCACGGTCTGTTCGACCTGACCGTGAAGACCGAGGGCGATCTGCACATCGACTCGCACCACACCATCGAGGACACCGCCCTCGCCCTCGGTGCCGCCTTCAAGCAGGCCCTCGGCGACAAGGTCGGCATCTACCGCTTCGGCAACTGCACGGTCCCGCTGGACGAGTCCCTCGCCCAGGTCACCGTCGATCTGTCCGGCCGCCCGTACCTCGTGCACACCGAGCCCGAGAAGATGGCGCCGATGATCGGCGAGTACGACACCACCATGACGCGGCACATCCTGGAGTCCTTCGTGGCCCAGGCCCAGATCGCGCTGCACGTGCACGTGCCCTACGGGCGCAACGCGCACCACATCGTGGAGTGCCAGTTCAAGGCGCTGGCCCGGGCCCTGCGCTACGCGTCCGAGCGTGACCCGCGTGCGGCCGGCATCCTCCCCTCCACGAAGGGCGCCCTGTGA
- a CDS encoding TIGR02234 family membrane protein, with amino-acid sequence MGYVTAAPHPRSEAAGSARAGRRSLAVALLCGALGAAVALLATRQRWAEGTATVAGGAFPLTAKGSDVTGVPAALAVVGLAALVAVFAVRRAGRLVVAALLALSGAGIAAAALLGASDGSALDEQAAQASGDTSASVDTLSHTAWPYVAAVGGVLLLLAGLLALRYGRLWPAMSGRYERGGTPQPRRKAPAVDPDRPEDLWKALDRGEDPTGA; translated from the coding sequence GTGGGGTACGTGACTGCTGCACCTCACCCCCGTTCCGAAGCCGCCGGATCCGCCCGGGCCGGACGCCGGAGCCTCGCCGTCGCGCTGCTGTGCGGCGCGCTCGGCGCGGCCGTGGCGTTGCTCGCCACCCGGCAGCGCTGGGCGGAGGGCACCGCGACGGTGGCCGGCGGCGCCTTCCCCCTGACCGCCAAGGGCAGCGACGTCACGGGCGTTCCCGCGGCGCTCGCCGTGGTGGGCCTCGCCGCGCTCGTCGCCGTCTTCGCCGTCCGCCGGGCCGGCCGCCTCGTCGTGGCCGCGCTGCTGGCGCTCTCCGGCGCGGGCATCGCCGCCGCCGCCCTGCTGGGCGCCTCGGACGGCTCCGCGCTCGACGAGCAGGCCGCCCAGGCCTCCGGCGACACCTCCGCCTCCGTGGACACCCTCAGCCACACCGCCTGGCCGTACGTCGCGGCGGTCGGCGGCGTCCTGCTCCTCCTGGCCGGGCTGCTCGCCCTGCGCTACGGCCGGCTGTGGCCCGCGATGTCCGGCCGCTACGAGCGGGGCGGCACACCCCAGCCGCGCCGCAAGGCCCCCGCCGTCGACCCCGACCGCCCCGAGGACCTGTGGAAGGCACTCGACCGGGGCGAGGACCCGACCGGAGCCTGA
- the trpM gene encoding tryptophan biosynthesis modulator TrpM: protein MTLTMTTVDRYARLARGCRPRGCRAPARRVHGRRVRYVIGDEPGQVNGMRWQRAL from the coding sequence ATGACTCTCACCATGACGACCGTGGACCGGTACGCCCGCCTCGCGCGCGGCTGCCGCCCCCGCGGCTGCCGAGCCCCCGCGCGCCGCGTACACGGCCGCCGGGTTCGCTACGTCATCGGTGACGAGCCGGGCCAGGTGAACGGCATGCGATGGCAGCGCGCCCTCTAG
- the hisH gene encoding imidazole glycerol phosphate synthase subunit HisH: MSAPQKKVVVFDYGFGNVRSAERALARAGADVEITRDYDKAMNADGLLVPGVGAFASCMKGLREARGDWIVDRRLSGGRPVMGICVGMQILFARGIEHGVESEGLDEWPGSVEPLQAEIVPHMGWNTVEAAPGSQLFTGLDADARFYFVHSYAVHDWSLQTHNPAMEAPKVTWSTHGKPFVAAVENGALWATQFHPEKSGDAGAQLLNNWIGTL, translated from the coding sequence TTGAGCGCCCCGCAGAAGAAGGTCGTCGTCTTCGACTACGGCTTCGGCAACGTCCGCTCCGCCGAGCGCGCCCTCGCGCGCGCGGGAGCCGACGTCGAGATCACGCGTGACTACGACAAGGCCATGAACGCCGACGGGCTGCTCGTGCCGGGCGTCGGCGCCTTCGCCTCCTGCATGAAGGGCCTGCGCGAGGCGCGCGGCGACTGGATCGTCGACCGCAGGCTGTCCGGCGGCCGCCCCGTCATGGGCATCTGCGTCGGCATGCAGATCCTCTTCGCCCGCGGCATCGAGCACGGCGTGGAGAGCGAGGGCCTCGACGAGTGGCCCGGCTCGGTCGAGCCGCTCCAGGCCGAGATCGTGCCCCACATGGGCTGGAACACCGTGGAGGCGGCGCCCGGCTCGCAGCTGTTCACGGGCCTGGACGCGGACGCGCGCTTCTACTTCGTGCACTCCTACGCCGTCCACGACTGGTCGCTCCAGACGCACAACCCGGCGATGGAAGCCCCCAAGGTCACCTGGTCCACGCACGGCAAGCCGTTCGTCGCGGCCGTCGAGAACGGCGCCCTGTGGGCCACGCAGTTCCACCCCGAGAAGTCCGGCGACGCCGGAGCGCAGCTGCTGAACAACTGGATCGGAACCCTTTGA
- the hisI gene encoding phosphoribosyl-AMP cyclohydrolase — translation MTSTSSRPSRLDPEIAARLKRSADGLLPAIAQQYDTGEVLMLGWMDDEALHRTLTTGRCTYWSRSRREYWVKGDTSGHFQWVKSVALDCDADTVLVKVDQVGAACHTGARTCFDTDVLLEDGGCDDSPTDQ, via the coding sequence ATGACCAGCACGTCCTCCCGGCCCAGCCGTCTCGACCCGGAGATCGCCGCGCGCCTCAAGCGCAGCGCCGACGGTCTCCTGCCCGCCATCGCCCAGCAGTACGACACCGGAGAGGTGCTCATGCTCGGCTGGATGGACGACGAGGCGCTGCACCGCACCCTGACCACCGGCCGGTGCACGTACTGGTCCCGCAGCCGCCGGGAGTACTGGGTCAAGGGTGACACCTCCGGCCACTTCCAGTGGGTGAAGTCCGTCGCCCTCGACTGCGACGCCGATACCGTGCTCGTCAAGGTCGACCAGGTCGGCGCCGCCTGCCACACCGGTGCGCGCACCTGCTTCGACACCGACGTGCTGCTCGAGGACGGCGGCTGCGACGACTCCCCGACGGATCAGTAA
- a CDS encoding RidA family protein, which yields MSDAVRRVQSGSPWEESFGFARAVAAGDRVLVAGTTPFKGDVLYGEGDPYEQAKAAFTSALEAIGEFGLGIGSVVRTRMYLAHTRDLDEVGRAHKELFDTVRPVATFLVVDGFVDPRVLVSVELEAFRGTVDS from the coding sequence ATGAGCGATGCCGTACGGCGCGTGCAGAGCGGAAGTCCCTGGGAAGAGAGTTTCGGTTTCGCGCGCGCCGTGGCGGCGGGCGATCGGGTGCTGGTGGCGGGCACGACGCCCTTCAAGGGCGATGTGCTGTACGGGGAGGGTGACCCGTACGAGCAGGCCAAGGCGGCCTTCACCAGCGCCCTCGAAGCGATCGGCGAGTTCGGGCTCGGCATCGGGTCCGTGGTCCGGACGCGGATGTATCTGGCACACACGCGCGACCTCGACGAGGTGGGCCGGGCCCACAAGGAGCTGTTCGACACCGTGCGCCCGGTCGCGACCTTCCTCGTGGTGGACGGCTTCGTCGACCCGCGCGTCCTGGTGTCGGTGGAACTAGAGGCATTCAGAGGAACGGTGGATTCATGA
- a CDS encoding HGxxPAAW family protein: MAGSSHGHTPAAWTGVTIAFIGFCVSGAFMVMDQPVGFWAGMVVVLLGGVVGAVMRMMGLGQPKELHQPHRMTGDREPARAEG; this comes from the coding sequence ATGGCGGGCAGCAGCCACGGTCACACCCCGGCCGCCTGGACCGGTGTCACGATCGCCTTCATCGGTTTCTGCGTCTCGGGCGCCTTCATGGTGATGGACCAGCCGGTGGGCTTCTGGGCCGGCATGGTCGTCGTGCTGCTCGGCGGTGTCGTCGGCGCCGTCATGCGGATGATGGGCCTCGGCCAGCCCAAGGAACTGCACCAGCCGCACCGGATGACGGGCGACCGCGAGCCGGCGCGCGCCGAGGGCTGA
- the priA gene encoding bifunctional 1-(5-phosphoribosyl)-5-((5-phosphoribosylamino)methylideneamino)imidazole-4-carboxamide isomerase/phosphoribosylanthranilate isomerase PriA — translation MASKLELLPAVDVRDGQAVRLVHGESGTETSYGSPLEAALAWQRSGAEWLHLVDLDAAFGTGDNRALIAEVTKAMDIKVELSGGIRDDDTLAAALATGCTRVNLGTAALETPEWVAKVIAEHGDKIAVGLDVRGTTLRGRGWTRDGGDLYETLERLNKAGCARYVVTDIAKDGTLQGPNLELLKNVCAATDRPVVASGGVSSLDDLRAIAELVPLGVEGAIVGKALYAKAFTLEEALETVSS, via the coding sequence ATGGCTTCGAAGCTCGAACTCCTCCCCGCCGTCGACGTCCGTGACGGCCAGGCGGTCCGCCTGGTGCACGGCGAGTCCGGTACGGAGACCTCCTACGGCTCGCCCCTGGAGGCCGCCCTCGCCTGGCAGCGGTCCGGTGCCGAGTGGCTGCACCTGGTCGACCTGGACGCCGCGTTCGGCACCGGCGACAACCGCGCGCTGATCGCCGAGGTCACCAAGGCCATGGACATCAAGGTGGAGCTGTCCGGCGGCATCCGCGACGACGACACCCTCGCCGCCGCTCTGGCCACCGGCTGCACCCGCGTGAACCTCGGGACGGCCGCCCTGGAGACCCCCGAGTGGGTCGCCAAGGTCATCGCCGAGCACGGCGACAAGATCGCCGTCGGTCTCGACGTCCGCGGCACGACCCTGCGCGGCCGCGGCTGGACCCGCGACGGCGGCGACCTCTACGAGACGCTGGAGCGCCTCAACAAGGCGGGCTGCGCCCGCTACGTGGTCACCGACATCGCCAAGGACGGCACGCTCCAGGGCCCCAACCTGGAGCTGCTGAAGAACGTCTGCGCGGCGACGGACCGCCCGGTGGTGGCCTCCGGCGGTGTCTCGTCGCTCGACGACCTCCGTGCGATCGCCGAACTCGTCCCGCTCGGCGTAGAGGGCGCGATCGTAGGGAAGGCGCTGTACGCGAAGGCGTTCACCCTGGAAGAGGCATTGGAGACTGTGTCGTCATGA
- a CDS encoding DUF2752 domain-containing protein — MNADSRRATHSVPGRLAVPAGVLAAVAAAFAYVGAVDPNEPGHYPVCPLLRYTGLYCPGCGGLRSAHAFVHGDLPAALHANALAVLGYLAFAVLWTVWVVHAVRGRPLRIDPRPGLVWSLGALLLVFTVVRNLPFGGWLHP; from the coding sequence GTGAACGCCGACAGCCGAAGGGCGACGCACAGCGTCCCGGGCCGCCTCGCCGTCCCCGCCGGGGTGCTCGCGGCCGTCGCCGCCGCCTTCGCCTACGTGGGCGCGGTCGACCCCAACGAACCCGGCCACTACCCCGTCTGCCCGCTGCTGCGCTACACGGGCCTGTACTGCCCCGGCTGCGGCGGACTGCGCAGCGCCCACGCGTTCGTCCACGGCGACCTCCCGGCGGCCCTGCACGCCAACGCGCTCGCCGTCCTCGGCTATCTGGCCTTCGCAGTGCTGTGGACCGTATGGGTGGTCCACGCCGTGCGCGGGCGCCCGCTGCGGATCGACCCCCGACCGGGGCTGGTGTGGAGCCTCGGCGCGTTGCTGCTGGTCTTCACGGTTGTCCGGAACCTGCCCTTCGGCGGCTGGCTCCATCCTTGA
- the trpC gene encoding indole-3-glycerol phosphate synthase TrpC, with the protein MSVLDEIIDGVRADLAERQARVSLDELKERAAKAPAAKDGAAALRGDGVKVICEVKRSSPSKGALAAIADPAGLAADYEAGGAAVISVLTEQRRFGGSLADLEAVRARVDIPVLRKDFIVTSYQLWEARAYGADVILLIVAALDQPALESLIERAESIGLTPLVEVHDEDEVERAVDAGARVIGVNARNLKTLEVDRGTFERVAPEIPDHIIKIAESGVRGPHDLIAYANAGADAVLVGESLVTGKDPKTAVSDLVAAGEHPALRHGRS; encoded by the coding sequence GTGAGTGTGCTCGACGAGATCATCGACGGAGTCCGTGCCGACCTCGCGGAGCGGCAGGCGCGCGTCAGCCTCGACGAGCTCAAGGAGCGCGCGGCGAAGGCTCCCGCTGCCAAGGACGGTGCGGCCGCACTGCGCGGCGACGGCGTCAAGGTCATCTGCGAGGTCAAGCGCTCCAGCCCCTCCAAGGGCGCGCTGGCCGCGATCGCCGACCCGGCCGGACTCGCCGCGGACTACGAGGCGGGCGGCGCGGCCGTCATCTCCGTGCTGACGGAACAGCGGCGGTTCGGCGGCTCGCTCGCCGACCTCGAAGCGGTCCGTGCCCGTGTGGACATCCCGGTCCTGCGCAAGGACTTCATCGTCACGTCGTACCAGCTGTGGGAGGCCCGCGCCTACGGCGCCGACGTCATCCTGCTGATCGTCGCCGCTCTCGACCAGCCCGCCCTGGAGTCCCTCATCGAGCGCGCCGAGTCCATCGGGCTCACGCCGCTCGTCGAGGTGCACGACGAGGACGAGGTCGAGCGCGCGGTCGACGCCGGCGCCCGCGTGATCGGCGTCAACGCGCGCAACCTCAAGACCCTCGAGGTCGACCGCGGCACCTTCGAGCGCGTGGCCCCCGAGATCCCCGACCACATCATCAAGATCGCCGAGTCCGGCGTCCGCGGCCCGCACGACCTCATCGCCTACGCCAACGCCGGCGCCGACGCGGTCCTGGTGGGCGAGTCCCTCGTCACCGGCAAGGACCCCAAGACGGCGGTCTCCGACCTGGTGGCGGCAGGCGAACATCCCGCACTCCGGCACGGCCGGAGCTGA
- a CDS encoding TIGR03085 family metal-binding protein, with protein sequence MSTHAKRERLLLADLLETAGPDAPTLCEGWTTRDLAAHVVVRERRPDAAGGILIKQLAPRLDRVMAEYTDKPYEELIQLIRTGPPRFSPFSLKPVDEMSNIIEFYVHTEDVRRAQPDWSPRELDPVFQDALWSRLERTARLMGRGVPTGLVLRRPDGQTAVAQRGTPVVTVTGDPSELVLFSYGRQSAAKVDLDGDENAIAKLHEAKQLGI encoded by the coding sequence ATGTCGACCCATGCCAAGCGTGAACGGCTTCTCCTCGCCGATCTGTTGGAGACCGCGGGCCCGGACGCGCCCACCCTGTGCGAGGGCTGGACGACCCGGGACCTCGCCGCGCACGTGGTGGTGCGTGAGCGCCGCCCGGACGCCGCCGGCGGGATACTGATCAAGCAGCTCGCGCCGCGCCTGGACCGGGTGATGGCGGAGTACACCGACAAGCCGTACGAGGAGCTGATCCAGCTGATCCGTACGGGGCCGCCACGTTTCTCGCCCTTCTCGCTCAAGCCGGTCGACGAGATGTCGAACATCATCGAGTTCTACGTCCACACGGAGGACGTCCGGCGCGCCCAGCCCGACTGGTCGCCGCGGGAGCTCGACCCGGTCTTCCAGGACGCGCTGTGGTCCCGGCTGGAGCGCACCGCCCGGCTGATGGGGCGCGGCGTCCCGACGGGCCTGGTGCTGCGCCGGCCCGACGGCCAGACAGCGGTCGCCCAGCGCGGCACCCCGGTGGTCACGGTGACCGGCGATCCCTCCGAACTGGTGCTGTTCTCCTACGGCCGCCAGAGCGCGGCCAAGGTCGACCTGGACGGCGACGAGAACGCGATCGCGAAACTGCACGAGGCGAAGCAGCTCGGGATCTGA
- the hisF gene encoding imidazole glycerol phosphate synthase subunit HisF, giving the protein MTLAVRVIPCLDVDNGRVVKGVNFQNLRDAGDPVEMAKVYDAEGADELTFLDITASSGNRETTYDVVRRTAEQVFIPLTVGGGVRTAEDVDKLLRAGADKVGVNTAAIARPELIREIAERFGRQVLVLSVDARRTESGSFEVTTHGGRRGTGIDAVEWAHQAAELGAGEILLNSMDADGTKDGYDLEMIAAVREHVTVPVIASGGAGKLADFPPAIAAGADAVLAASVFHFGDLRIGEVKEALREAGHPVR; this is encoded by the coding sequence ATGACCCTGGCGGTCCGAGTCATCCCCTGCCTGGACGTGGACAACGGCCGGGTCGTCAAGGGCGTCAACTTCCAGAACCTGCGCGACGCGGGCGACCCCGTCGAGATGGCCAAGGTGTACGACGCCGAGGGCGCCGACGAGCTGACGTTCCTGGACATCACCGCCTCGTCGGGCAACCGCGAGACGACGTACGACGTGGTGCGCCGCACCGCCGAGCAGGTGTTCATCCCGCTCACGGTCGGCGGCGGAGTGCGCACCGCCGAGGACGTGGACAAGCTGCTGCGGGCCGGCGCGGACAAGGTCGGCGTCAACACGGCCGCGATCGCCCGCCCGGAGCTGATCCGGGAGATCGCGGAACGCTTCGGCCGCCAGGTCCTGGTCCTGTCGGTGGACGCCCGCCGCACCGAGTCCGGCTCCTTCGAGGTGACCACCCACGGCGGCCGTCGCGGCACCGGCATCGACGCCGTCGAGTGGGCGCACCAGGCCGCGGAGCTGGGCGCCGGCGAGATCCTGCTCAACTCCATGGACGCGGACGGCACCAAGGACGGCTACGACCTGGAGATGATCGCGGCCGTGCGCGAACACGTGACCGTCCCGGTCATCGCCTCGGGCGGCGCGGGCAAGCTGGCGGACTTCCCGCCGGCCATCGCGGCGGGCGCGGACGCGGTGCTGGCCGCGTCGGTGTTCCACTTCGGTGATCTGCGCATCGGCGAGGTCAAGGAGGCGCTGCGGGAGGCGGGTCACCCGGTGCGGTGA
- a CDS encoding anthranilate synthase component I has translation MDLETFRKLASDRRVIPVTRKLLADGDTPVALYRKLAAERPGTFLLESAENGRSWSRYSFVGVRSAATLTERDGQAHWLGAPPVGVPTDGDPLAALRATIEALHTPHQEGMPPFTGGMVGYLGYDIVRRLEKIGPGERDDLKLPELTMLLTSDLAVMDHWEGSVLLIANAINHNDLETGVDEAYADAVARLDAMQADLSRAVAQPPAALPPSELPEYSALWGGPDFQEAVEDIKERIRAGEAFQVVPSQRFETPCTASALDVYRVLRATNPSPYMYLFRFDGFDVVGSSPEALVKVEDGRAMVHPIAGTRWRGATPQEDQALADELLADPKERAEHLMLVDLGRNDLGRVCEPGSVEVVDFMSVERYSHVMHIVSTVTGRVAPGRTAFDVLTSCFPAGTLSGAPKPRAMQIIDELEPSRRGLYGGCVGYLDFAGDSDTAIAIRTALLRDGTAYVQAGAGIVADSDPVAEDTECRNKAAAVLRAVHTANRLGKA, from the coding sequence ATGGACCTCGAGACGTTCCGCAAGCTCGCCTCCGACCGGCGGGTCATCCCGGTCACCCGCAAGCTCCTCGCCGACGGCGACACCCCGGTCGCGCTCTACCGCAAGCTCGCCGCCGAGCGCCCGGGCACCTTCCTGCTGGAGTCCGCGGAGAACGGCCGCTCGTGGTCCCGTTACTCGTTCGTGGGCGTCCGCAGCGCCGCCACGCTGACCGAGCGCGACGGGCAGGCCCACTGGCTCGGCGCCCCGCCCGTCGGCGTCCCCACGGACGGTGACCCGCTCGCCGCCCTGCGCGCCACCATCGAGGCCCTGCACACCCCCCACCAGGAGGGCATGCCGCCCTTCACCGGCGGCATGGTCGGCTACCTCGGCTACGACATCGTCCGCCGCCTGGAGAAGATCGGCCCCGGCGAGCGCGACGACCTGAAGCTCCCCGAGCTGACCATGCTCCTCACCAGCGACCTCGCCGTGATGGACCACTGGGAGGGCTCGGTCCTGCTGATCGCCAACGCGATCAACCACAACGACCTGGAGACCGGCGTCGACGAGGCCTACGCGGACGCCGTGGCCCGGCTCGACGCCATGCAGGCCGACCTCTCCCGCGCGGTCGCCCAGCCCCCGGCCGCGCTCCCGCCCTCCGAACTGCCCGAGTACTCCGCGCTCTGGGGCGGCCCCGACTTCCAGGAGGCCGTCGAGGACATCAAGGAGCGCATCCGGGCCGGCGAGGCCTTCCAGGTGGTCCCCTCCCAGCGCTTCGAGACGCCGTGCACGGCGAGCGCGCTGGACGTCTACCGGGTCCTGAGGGCCACCAACCCGTCCCCGTACATGTACCTGTTCCGCTTCGACGGGTTCGACGTCGTCGGCTCGTCCCCCGAGGCCCTGGTCAAGGTGGAGGACGGCCGCGCCATGGTCCACCCCATCGCCGGCACCCGCTGGCGCGGCGCCACCCCGCAGGAGGACCAGGCCCTCGCCGACGAACTGCTCGCCGACCCCAAGGAGCGCGCCGAGCACCTCATGCTCGTCGACCTGGGCCGCAACGACCTGGGGCGGGTCTGCGAGCCCGGCTCCGTCGAGGTCGTCGACTTCATGTCCGTCGAGCGGTACTCGCACGTCATGCACATCGTCTCGACGGTGACGGGCCGCGTCGCCCCCGGCCGCACGGCCTTCGACGTCCTCACCTCCTGCTTCCCGGCCGGCACCCTCTCCGGCGCCCCGAAGCCCCGCGCCATGCAGATCATCGACGAACTCGAACCCTCCCGGCGCGGACTGTACGGCGGCTGCGTCGGCTACCTCGACTTCGCGGGCGACTCCGACACCGCCATCGCCATCCGCACGGCCCTCCTGAGGGACGGCACCGCCTACGTCCAGGCGGGCGCGGGCATCGTCGCCGACTCCGACCCGGTCGCCGAGGACACGGAGTGCCGCAACAAGGCGGCGGCGGTCCTCAGGGCCGTACACACGGCGAATCGGCTGGGAAAGGCCTGA